From the Bdellovibrio reynosensis genome, one window contains:
- a CDS encoding NlpC/P60 family protein, with translation MRKHTLTIALGMMITACAPAGFEVANDIASQTVQDIACKDKAMESKLWDGLKTYLLEQKSLPEADTFKQAMTEQVEKLASSNPQFGSNDQAKLEGELHTLVDTLLSEAPEGERVKTSEELLMLLSAIDVGDRTTVFRSYMQDKVRGNFNSLQKTVQALDLNCEETANDPAVTSPIADEPEENLIPQDTNKDYEYHKAQALSAGSNLAVFGGRWAMATAYQTCQTMQLPAMNDQTPDVQGISVIGKHSDGVGNKRSIASLSKVQTSHYYIRDVSNYGEGCFNVRQNPLIYDYGGKPYATTATTSAIDLFKNNGDGTSVLGIDCSGYVFSAMATAGLRLKAGRTLKASDSWAWGSSSYVEPQQNGLTCLNKISVTAANTMKAGDIVAVYGHVVLIDKVGADPFGINKITRESDCSKLTSADFDFVVAQSSPSKGAIGLNYFDARNYLPTSSKMKTGLEKYAYYTCLSKFNGKTYTPNVGTLSVVRHKGTADCVAPRVKMARESCIQSCDSLNR, from the coding sequence ATGAGAAAGCACACACTTACAATCGCATTAGGGATGATGATAACAGCCTGCGCCCCAGCGGGGTTTGAGGTTGCTAACGATATCGCTTCACAAACGGTGCAAGACATCGCTTGTAAAGACAAAGCCATGGAAAGCAAATTATGGGATGGGTTAAAAACCTATTTGCTTGAACAAAAGTCGTTGCCGGAAGCAGATACTTTTAAGCAGGCCATGACGGAGCAAGTTGAAAAACTGGCTTCATCCAATCCCCAGTTTGGTTCTAACGATCAAGCTAAACTTGAAGGCGAACTTCACACTTTAGTTGATACTCTTTTAAGCGAAGCTCCTGAAGGTGAACGCGTGAAAACTTCAGAAGAGTTGTTGATGCTGCTTTCAGCTATCGACGTTGGTGATCGAACCACGGTATTCCGATCTTACATGCAAGATAAAGTGCGAGGCAATTTCAATTCGTTGCAAAAAACCGTTCAGGCTTTGGATTTGAATTGTGAAGAGACAGCGAATGATCCTGCAGTTACTTCCCCGATTGCTGATGAGCCGGAGGAAAACCTAATTCCTCAGGATACCAATAAAGATTATGAGTATCATAAAGCCCAGGCTTTGTCGGCCGGTTCAAATCTTGCCGTGTTCGGGGGGCGTTGGGCCATGGCGACGGCTTATCAAACTTGTCAAACTATGCAGTTGCCTGCAATGAATGATCAAACTCCGGATGTGCAAGGTATCAGCGTTATTGGAAAACATTCTGATGGCGTTGGTAATAAGCGTTCGATCGCCAGTCTTTCAAAAGTTCAAACCAGCCACTATTATATTCGCGACGTTTCTAACTACGGTGAAGGTTGTTTCAATGTTCGTCAGAATCCGTTGATTTATGATTACGGTGGAAAACCTTATGCAACGACGGCGACGACTTCGGCGATTGATTTATTTAAAAACAATGGTGATGGTACTAGTGTTTTAGGTATCGATTGTTCAGGTTATGTATTTTCGGCAATGGCAACAGCGGGCCTACGTTTAAAAGCGGGTCGTACGTTGAAAGCTTCTGATTCTTGGGCGTGGGGATCTAGCTCTTATGTTGAGCCTCAGCAGAATGGTCTAACGTGTTTAAATAAAATTTCTGTGACCGCTGCTAACACTATGAAGGCCGGCGACATCGTGGCAGTTTATGGTCACGTGGTTTTGATTGATAAAGTGGGTGCGGATCCATTTGGTATTAACAAAATCACTCGTGAAAGTGATTGTTCGAAATTAACTTCGGCAGATTTTGATTTCGTAGTAGCGCAAAGTTCACCAAGCAAAGGTGCGATTGGTTTAAATTATTTCGATGCTAGAAATTATTTGCCAACGAGCTCTAAAATGAAAACGGGTCTAGAGAAGTATGCGTATTATACTTGTTTATCTA